From the genome of Pirellulaceae bacterium, one region includes:
- a CDS encoding DUF1501 domain-containing protein, whose protein sequence is MSVERLRDLTRRHFLGDLSTGMAGIAVMQLLGGTSSASQPDWQAGVGGTHHPAQAKRVLQIFCPGAASHMDLWEHKPELEKHHGKPLPGEENMVSFQGKNGNLMKSPWPFLPAGESGKRITAMLPQMAQHVDDIAFLHAMHSKTNTHGPGCVFMNSGHPTEGFPSAGAWLSYALGSENENLPTFVAICDKRGEPPNGKANWSNGFLPARHQAIMMSDQKPIRNLSRPADISATEDAASRQLLTRLNQSFADSNQAESDLQARVAAYELAAKMQLSAPEVSDLSRESSLTHQMYGTMDENPLKAGYARNCLLARRLLERDVRYVNLYCASRASGVDGLLNWDAHKTLKADYERHCPIFDQPTAALLTDLKKSGLLDDTLVLWTTEFGRMPTHQEGTAGRDHNPDGFTCWMMGAGVKGAVSYGATDDFGRRAEINPTTVWDFYATVLHLLGFDHENLTWYHNGLDRRLTDVHGQILEAVLSNPIG, encoded by the coding sequence ATGTCCGTTGAAAGACTTCGCGATTTGACACGTCGCCACTTTCTGGGTGACTTATCTACGGGGATGGCGGGAATTGCGGTGATGCAACTCCTGGGCGGGACGAGTTCCGCAAGCCAGCCTGATTGGCAAGCGGGAGTCGGTGGGACTCACCATCCTGCACAAGCCAAACGGGTTCTTCAAATTTTTTGTCCCGGCGCGGCCTCGCATATGGATTTGTGGGAGCACAAGCCGGAATTGGAAAAGCATCACGGAAAGCCACTTCCCGGTGAAGAAAACATGGTTTCCTTTCAGGGAAAGAACGGAAATCTAATGAAGAGTCCTTGGCCGTTTCTACCTGCCGGGGAATCTGGAAAGCGGATCACGGCCATGTTGCCCCAGATGGCCCAACATGTCGACGACATTGCTTTCCTACATGCCATGCACAGCAAGACCAACACACACGGCCCGGGTTGCGTTTTCATGAATTCGGGCCATCCGACGGAAGGGTTTCCCAGTGCGGGAGCTTGGTTGAGCTACGCTTTGGGCAGCGAAAATGAAAACCTTCCGACCTTTGTAGCAATCTGTGATAAACGAGGGGAGCCGCCTAACGGGAAGGCCAATTGGTCGAATGGATTTCTACCCGCTCGTCATCAGGCAATTATGATGAGTGATCAAAAGCCCATTCGCAACCTCAGTCGGCCTGCAGATATTTCGGCTACAGAGGACGCGGCCTCTCGCCAGTTGTTGACCCGGCTGAACCAAAGTTTTGCAGATTCGAATCAAGCGGAAAGCGATCTTCAGGCCCGTGTTGCCGCCTACGAATTGGCCGCCAAAATGCAGTTGTCTGCACCCGAAGTGTCGGATCTAAGTCGAGAATCTTCGCTGACACACCAAATGTACGGGACGATGGACGAAAACCCCCTGAAAGCCGGTTATGCGAGAAATTGTTTGTTAGCCCGACGATTACTTGAGCGCGATGTGCGGTATGTGAACCTCTACTGCGCCTCCCGTGCATCGGGGGTCGACGGCCTGCTCAATTGGGACGCTCACAAGACTCTCAAGGCGGATTACGAGCGGCACTGCCCGATTTTCGATCAGCCGACTGCGGCCCTGCTAACGGACCTGAAAAAAAGCGGCCTTCTCGATGACACCCTTGTTCTTTGGACAACCGAGTTTGGACGTATGCCAACGCATCAAGAGGGAACCGCTGGCCGAGATCATAACCCGGATGGGTTTACCTGTTGGATGATGGGAGCGGGGGTCAAAGGGGCGGTCAGCTATGGCGCGACGGATGATTTCGGACGTCGCGCAGAAATCAATCCCACCACCGTCTGGGATTTCTATGCCACCGTGTTACATCTACTCGGATTCGATCACGAAAATTTGACTTGGTATCACAACGGACTGGATCGTCGATTGACCGATGTCCACGGCCAAATCCTGGAAGCTGTGCTATCCAATCCCATTGGTTAA
- a CDS encoding sugar phosphate isomerase/epimerase: MTDQDHESRQLDSRLPRRELLAYAAFGSAAWVAGSKAGQAEQTGPTIKRPVYKMKKSINLWAFPYPDKMTLRQCLQLAKDAGFDGIELNYDLESDLSPSSGTKQFHAIRRQAEEIGIEVSGLCSFLFWPYPLTSNDPAERARGIELAGKMTQAAHDLGTENLLVVPGAVHMPWREDHDPTPNDLCDRRAREAIAKLIPQAERLKVHLNMENIFFNGFLMSPGEMNEFVDSFSSDHVHVHFDTGNIMQYQFPEHWIPILDHRIKNVHLKEFTKNGTDSSLEAFRPLLDGTTNWPAVLEAFDDIGYEGYLTFEYFHPYQHFPEALIYQTADSLDRMLGIKS, encoded by the coding sequence GTGACCGATCAGGACCATGAATCGCGACAGTTAGACTCCCGTTTGCCCCGCCGCGAATTATTGGCGTACGCCGCTTTTGGAAGCGCTGCATGGGTAGCCGGATCGAAAGCGGGACAGGCAGAACAAACAGGTCCTACGATAAAACGGCCTGTCTATAAGATGAAAAAGTCGATCAATCTTTGGGCGTTTCCCTACCCGGATAAAATGACACTGCGACAATGTTTGCAATTGGCGAAAGATGCAGGCTTTGATGGGATTGAACTGAACTACGATTTGGAAAGCGATCTTTCACCTTCCTCTGGAACGAAGCAATTTCATGCCATCCGCCGACAGGCTGAGGAGATTGGAATCGAAGTCAGTGGTCTGTGTTCGTTCTTATTTTGGCCCTATCCATTGACTAGTAACGACCCCGCAGAACGTGCGCGTGGAATCGAACTTGCAGGTAAGATGACGCAGGCAGCCCATGATTTGGGTACAGAAAATCTTTTGGTCGTGCCTGGCGCAGTTCATATGCCTTGGCGAGAAGACCACGATCCCACGCCGAATGATCTTTGTGACCGAAGAGCGCGGGAAGCGATTGCCAAATTGATTCCCCAAGCGGAACGACTGAAGGTCCATCTTAACATGGAAAACATCTTCTTCAATGGATTCCTGATGTCGCCTGGAGAAATGAATGAGTTTGTCGACAGTTTTTCAAGCGATCATGTTCATGTTCATTTTGACACGGGAAATATTATGCAATATCAATTCCCTGAGCATTGGATACCGATCCTTGATCATCGAATCAAAAACGTTCATCTGAAAGAGTTCACGAAAAATGGCACTGACAGTTCATTGGAAGCATTTCGACCCCTGTTGGATGGCACCACAAATTGGCCGGCCGTTCTGGAGGCGTTCGACGACATTGGCTACGAAGGTTATCTGACCTTTGAGTATTTTCATCCTTACCAACACTTTCCTGAAGCGTTGATCTATCAGACAGCTGATTCGCTCGATCGGATGCTAGGTATCAAAAGTTAG
- a CDS encoding DUF1501 domain-containing protein, with amino-acid sequence MNDPAGTQQQPHVDKTRLARRQFLSRCSGLGLGALALGLLEIDTQTASAGPLAAGSVLHHPPRAKNVIFLTQSGGPSQIELFDYKSGLEKWAGKELPDSVRQGQRLTTMTANQKQLVMPARTRFRQYGASGATIGEWLPHHARVADDLCFVKSMVTDQINHAPAMTKFLTGHEIPGRPSLGAWTSYGLGSENNNLPDYLVLISKMKRPSDQPLYDHYWGSGFLPSRFQGVKLRNSKDPVLYLRDPDGLPRSVRRGMLDGIAELNQLRANHTGDPEIETRIRQYEMAWRMQTSIPELNDLSDETEETFDLYGQDSRRPGSYAANCIQARRLIERGVRFVQLFHPDWDHHSRLSSWCVARCRDTDQASAALVTDLKRRGLLDDTLVIWGGEFGRGVAGQGKWDSPEGGRDHHPRCFTIWLAGGGIESGITYGATDEFSYNVAENPVQVRDLHATILHLLGVDHEKFSYRFQGLDFRLTGVEESKVVHPIIR; translated from the coding sequence ATGAATGACCCTGCCGGGACGCAGCAGCAGCCCCATGTCGATAAAACGCGGTTGGCTCGGCGACAATTCCTGTCGCGCTGTTCGGGGCTCGGCCTCGGCGCGTTGGCTTTGGGGTTATTGGAAATCGACACGCAAACAGCATCGGCCGGTCCGCTGGCGGCAGGATCCGTATTGCATCATCCTCCACGCGCAAAAAACGTCATTTTCTTGACTCAATCCGGTGGACCCTCGCAGATTGAACTTTTCGATTACAAATCGGGCTTAGAAAAGTGGGCTGGCAAGGAACTTCCCGACAGTGTTCGGCAGGGACAGCGGCTGACTACCATGACCGCTAACCAAAAACAGCTCGTCATGCCAGCGCGAACCCGCTTCCGACAATACGGAGCAAGTGGTGCTACGATCGGTGAATGGCTGCCTCATCATGCGAGAGTCGCTGATGATTTGTGTTTCGTCAAGTCGATGGTGACCGATCAAATTAACCATGCTCCGGCAATGACAAAATTCCTCACCGGCCACGAGATCCCCGGGCGCCCCAGTTTGGGAGCATGGACGAGTTACGGCCTGGGTAGTGAGAATAACAATTTGCCGGATTATTTAGTGTTGATATCAAAAATGAAACGGCCCAGTGATCAACCGCTCTACGACCACTATTGGGGAAGCGGTTTCTTGCCTTCGCGATTCCAGGGCGTCAAGCTGAGGAATTCCAAGGATCCCGTTCTTTATCTTCGCGATCCGGACGGATTACCTCGGTCCGTTCGGCGTGGAATGCTAGATGGGATTGCAGAACTCAACCAATTACGGGCAAATCACACAGGTGACCCGGAGATCGAAACTCGAATTCGTCAGTATGAGATGGCGTGGCGAATGCAAACCAGCATTCCCGAGTTGAATGATTTAAGCGATGAAACGGAAGAGACATTCGACCTGTATGGCCAAGACTCACGGCGACCTGGCAGTTACGCCGCGAACTGCATTCAAGCCCGCCGCCTCATCGAACGCGGCGTACGCTTTGTGCAGTTGTTCCATCCAGATTGGGATCACCACAGTCGATTGAGCTCGTGGTGTGTGGCACGTTGCCGCGACACGGATCAAGCCAGTGCGGCCTTAGTAACCGACCTCAAACGCCGAGGACTCCTCGATGACACGTTGGTAATTTGGGGTGGCGAATTCGGACGAGGTGTGGCGGGGCAGGGCAAGTGGGACAGCCCTGAGGGTGGCCGCGACCACCACCCTCGCTGCTTTACAATCTGGCTTGCTGGCGGCGGAATTGAATCAGGTATAACGTATGGGGCGACCGACGAATTCAGCTACAATGTCGCGGAAAATCCCGTACAGGTGCGTGATCTGCACGCGACAATTCTCCATTTACTGGGTGTCGATCATGAGAAGTTCAGTTACCGATTTCAAGGACTTGATTTTCGCCTAACGGGTGTGGAAGAATCAAAAGTCGTCCATCCGATCATTCGCTAA
- a CDS encoding glycoside hydrolase family 16 protein, which produces MLIMRFFLTLTIFLLGSGPSFFCPVALNAAESGWKLVWQDEFNGDALDYSKWGVEVNALGGGNNELQFYTDRPENVRVDNGQLILEARKDKFSTLGITRDYSSARIRTKHRGEWKYARIEVKAKLPQGRGLLPAIWMLPTDQKYGGWAASGEIDIAEVLGHKTAVVHGTLHYGGKWPKNKQSGDHYQLATGNFADDFHLFALEWDEGEIRWYVDGEHYQTQKAWFSDKSPFPSPFDQRFHLILNLAVGGNWPGQPDKKTAFPARMLVEYVRVYQRIP; this is translated from the coding sequence ATGCTGATCATGCGATTTTTCCTCACGCTCACGATCTTCCTGCTGGGCAGCGGCCCGAGTTTCTTTTGCCCTGTTGCGCTGAATGCAGCCGAGTCAGGCTGGAAGCTCGTCTGGCAGGATGAATTCAATGGGGACGCGCTCGATTATTCGAAGTGGGGAGTGGAGGTCAACGCGTTGGGCGGGGGGAATAACGAGCTGCAATTCTACACGGATCGGCCAGAAAACGTTCGAGTCGACAACGGTCAGTTAATTCTTGAAGCACGTAAGGACAAATTTAGCACACTTGGGATCACACGCGATTATTCCTCCGCGCGTATCCGAACCAAACACCGGGGAGAATGGAAATACGCACGCATCGAGGTGAAAGCGAAGCTCCCGCAAGGACGTGGATTACTTCCGGCTATTTGGATGTTACCAACAGACCAGAAGTATGGCGGGTGGGCAGCCAGCGGAGAAATCGATATCGCCGAGGTCTTGGGGCACAAAACGGCCGTAGTCCACGGCACCTTGCACTACGGTGGGAAATGGCCAAAGAACAAACAGTCAGGTGATCATTATCAGCTTGCCACGGGAAACTTTGCGGATGACTTCCATCTATTCGCCCTCGAGTGGGACGAAGGCGAAATTCGTTGGTATGTGGACGGCGAACATTATCAGACTCAGAAAGCTTGGTTCAGTGACAAGTCGCCCTTTCCTTCCCCATTTGATCAGCGTTTTCATCTGATTCTGAATCTGGCGGTTGGTGGCAATTGGCCCGGTCAGCCTGATAAAAAGACCGCCTTTCCCGCCCGCATGTTGGTTGAATACGTGCGAGTCTATCAGCGAATTCCCTGA
- a CDS encoding alpha/beta hydrolase, which translates to MYRTLILLIAFGATTLSAAERRDVWPGLAPGETTKSTGELLPFRKREIPPVTRVVKITRPTYSVHLAPQPNGTGVVILPGGGFGKVVPDKEGSEAAKWLNKHGISAFVLSYRTTTGPAQTGWVEPLQDAQRLLSLVRHNARDWGLKPDRIGLVGFSAGGQVAARLLGDQGQLAYDPIDDIDQTSHRPDFAMLIYPWNIYDGERDQLIQEVGPPANCPPTFLVHTHDDNSSSLGAVLFYASLKRHSIPAELHVYGNGGHGYGLRDVANSQISTWPKHGGHWLVTQGYAKPTDGN; encoded by the coding sequence ATGTATCGAACCCTTATTCTGCTGATTGCCTTCGGTGCTACGACATTAAGCGCAGCTGAAAGGCGAGATGTCTGGCCGGGGTTGGCACCTGGAGAAACGACGAAATCTACCGGAGAATTACTTCCGTTTCGCAAACGTGAAATCCCTCCAGTGACACGCGTGGTGAAGATTACGCGCCCTACTTACTCAGTTCACCTCGCTCCTCAACCTAATGGAACCGGTGTGGTCATTCTTCCGGGGGGCGGATTCGGTAAAGTCGTTCCTGACAAGGAAGGTTCCGAGGCCGCAAAATGGCTGAACAAACACGGTATCTCTGCCTTCGTATTAAGCTACCGTACGACAACCGGACCGGCACAGACCGGTTGGGTTGAGCCACTGCAAGATGCCCAACGCCTGCTCTCGCTCGTGCGACATAACGCCCGCGATTGGGGGCTTAAGCCTGACCGAATTGGCCTCGTGGGATTCTCTGCAGGGGGACAAGTTGCTGCTCGATTACTCGGCGATCAGGGCCAATTGGCCTACGATCCCATCGACGATATCGATCAAACATCGCATCGCCCAGATTTTGCCATGCTGATTTACCCCTGGAATATTTACGATGGTGAGCGCGATCAACTGATTCAAGAAGTGGGGCCGCCCGCAAACTGCCCACCTACGTTTCTTGTACATACCCATGATGACAATTCTTCCTCGCTGGGTGCTGTACTCTTTTATGCGAGTTTGAAACGCCACAGCATTCCGGCCGAATTGCACGTTTACGGGAACGGCGGGCATGGCTATGGATTGCGTGATGTGGCGAATTCGCAAATTTCGACCTGGCCAAAACATGGCGGCCATTGGCTCGTGACACAAGGTTACGCCAAACCGACGGACGGAAACTGA
- a CDS encoding leucine-rich repeat domain-containing protein, with protein MKSHLVTNPYPLSENPLDRDMADDLEGLMLSGPWTDDVLRFMRDHHVEGLYLNSARGWVDQDYQFLRGLPWLRLLDLVTPAPSGTDLSPLESLLKLEKLRISTHAERHIDFSALNSLHSCFISWWPGASSILECHNLRHAYFDKMDRFGIANLAGLRDLQKLTLGNSPIRSIEPILELDKLERLELLNCRQIEDFQGIGRLRHLR; from the coding sequence GTGAAGTCTCACTTAGTGACCAATCCGTATCCTCTGTCCGAAAATCCACTCGACCGTGATATGGCGGACGACCTTGAGGGGCTTATGCTTTCCGGACCATGGACGGATGATGTTCTTCGATTCATGCGAGACCATCATGTTGAGGGACTTTATCTGAACTCTGCGCGAGGATGGGTCGATCAAGATTATCAATTCTTGCGGGGCCTACCGTGGTTGCGTTTACTCGACTTGGTTACGCCTGCTCCATCAGGGACCGATCTGTCACCCCTTGAAAGTCTTTTGAAGCTGGAGAAGTTAAGAATCAGCACCCACGCCGAGCGTCACATCGATTTCTCAGCTCTCAACTCGTTGCATTCCTGTTTTATTTCCTGGTGGCCTGGAGCGTCAAGCATTCTCGAATGTCACAATCTCCGCCATGCTTACTTCGACAAGATGGACCGATTTGGCATCGCAAATCTTGCGGGATTGCGGGACCTCCAAAAGCTTACCTTAGGTAATTCACCCATCAGGTCGATCGAACCGATTCTTGAATTAGACAAACTTGAAAGACTTGAGCTTCTAAACTGCCGGCAGATCGAAGATTTTCAAGGCATTGGTCGACTGCGCCACCTCCGCTAG
- a CDS encoding c-type cytochrome, with translation MRSFFLVNVALVIALIISPLICSAQIKRATDAPMPLSPTESQKQIRVPAGFRIELVASEPLIQEPSCIAFDEYGRLFVTELHGYNVEGELDVTELNKTGELDREVRRLRWEFIGGEIADRAKELQYGKLKVLSDTDGDGRMDSAQLWADDLPPAYGVIPAYGGVVVVAAPEILFFADRDGDGRPEIRKTLYTGFKKREMERGINNPRRGVDNWIYIGAGGHGGTIQRPQAITDAAQTKTLPAVDLSNSDFRINLATQEIEPVTGRVGTFGLAINDVGDRFPCSGGQPAVYALPLDYTALTRNPWVPTPSMNHSAADYGNGFRISQPHPWRVRRRKDPAWIKFYGDRETNSNYFTGGCGGEIYNAALFPRDFQGDFFYCEPSLNIVHRSELTRDGAGYQARRAANETESEFLASTDQWFRPMNLRTGPDGAIYIVDMYREIIEDYSAIPRFLQQQYGLDRGRDRGRIWRLLPLDAPPAISHALLSLDGPDPQHLPRSQLVALLEHPNRWQRNTAQRLVLERDGVFDFDVVATLKQLIRSSPSPLAKIHASHLLASLDSLSDLDLLVLLSAKDHRVRRHAAKLSGNRRLSSDALARLHGLVFDPDPAVRLQVAQALAGKPGADDALMKLANQHGDDRWMNAAILASVKQGGPMLSDLLNAKEMNAGERSLVVPLAASLVGGNDTIRLTEVINRLPTVDPELQLDCLRGIATTLNRWGDDLLDDGQSERRDALVSLIQTDHAEVRQLAINVAVRLLPKDALRETFTQALKTTLHVGNEEDRIAAIKLLGNAPFDLLRQCEALLDSRQSLQLQQAAIDAIGVSASPEVGVVLLDRWQEYTPEIKKHALQTILARENRYPALAEAIIDGRIRVTELNASQQNLLQRLPADQARHVHAVLSAEEKTVDTDVAGRIKHYSDVLGKGNRSFEQGRRVFEKTCLNCHKLRDEGYAVGPSLGSVLNKPNEAILVDILDPSSKIDSEYISYTVITDQGKSFTGVLGSESPTSVILKLDKGKTATILRKEIDVMRASQVSLMPSNLHEQITADQMADLLDYVRKAFGDVKQAP, from the coding sequence ATGCGATCCTTTTTCTTAGTGAATGTCGCATTGGTGATTGCGCTGATCATTTCGCCCCTTATTTGTTCTGCGCAAATCAAGCGTGCAACGGATGCGCCGATGCCCCTTTCGCCAACCGAAAGTCAAAAGCAGATACGTGTGCCAGCAGGATTTCGGATCGAATTGGTAGCCAGCGAACCCCTCATCCAAGAACCCTCCTGCATTGCTTTTGATGAATACGGGCGTCTCTTTGTGACCGAATTGCATGGTTACAATGTGGAGGGTGAACTCGATGTGACGGAGCTGAACAAGACGGGGGAATTAGACCGGGAAGTTAGGCGACTACGCTGGGAGTTCATAGGAGGCGAGATCGCGGATCGGGCCAAGGAACTTCAGTACGGTAAGTTGAAGGTACTCTCCGATACGGATGGCGATGGCAGGATGGATAGCGCCCAACTGTGGGCCGATGATTTGCCACCCGCCTACGGCGTCATACCCGCCTACGGGGGTGTCGTGGTCGTTGCAGCTCCCGAGATTCTTTTCTTTGCTGATCGAGACGGCGATGGTCGGCCGGAGATACGGAAGACGCTGTATACGGGCTTCAAGAAACGGGAAATGGAACGAGGCATCAACAATCCACGCCGTGGAGTCGACAACTGGATTTATATCGGTGCGGGAGGGCATGGCGGCACCATCCAACGCCCCCAGGCGATTACTGACGCAGCGCAAACAAAAACTCTTCCAGCGGTGGACCTTTCCAACTCTGATTTTCGCATCAACCTTGCCACGCAGGAGATTGAGCCGGTCACCGGTCGTGTGGGAACCTTTGGTCTCGCGATCAACGACGTGGGAGATCGCTTTCCGTGTAGTGGTGGGCAGCCTGCGGTGTATGCGTTACCACTCGACTACACTGCTTTGACGCGAAATCCGTGGGTTCCCACTCCCTCGATGAATCACAGTGCAGCAGACTATGGCAACGGTTTTCGAATTAGCCAGCCACATCCCTGGCGTGTTCGGCGTCGAAAAGATCCCGCGTGGATTAAGTTTTATGGTGACCGCGAAACCAACAGCAATTATTTCACCGGGGGATGCGGTGGCGAAATCTACAACGCGGCTCTTTTCCCCAGAGATTTCCAAGGCGATTTTTTTTATTGTGAGCCATCCTTGAACATCGTTCATCGAAGCGAGTTGACTCGAGATGGTGCTGGTTACCAGGCGCGTCGCGCGGCGAACGAAACTGAATCAGAGTTTCTCGCGTCGACCGACCAATGGTTTCGCCCCATGAATCTCCGCACGGGTCCGGACGGAGCGATTTACATTGTCGATATGTATCGCGAAATCATCGAGGACTATTCCGCAATCCCGAGGTTTCTGCAACAACAATACGGGCTCGATCGGGGACGCGACCGAGGACGGATCTGGCGATTACTTCCCTTGGATGCTCCCCCCGCGATCTCTCATGCATTACTGTCGCTAGACGGCCCAGACCCGCAGCATCTGCCTCGCAGCCAACTCGTGGCGTTGCTGGAACATCCGAATCGATGGCAGCGAAATACGGCACAACGATTGGTGCTTGAAAGGGACGGCGTTTTCGACTTTGATGTCGTCGCAACCTTGAAGCAGCTCATTCGAAGCAGTCCATCTCCGCTTGCCAAGATCCACGCGTCCCACTTGCTGGCATCGCTGGATTCGCTTAGCGATCTTGACCTCTTGGTTCTTTTGTCGGCCAAGGATCACCGGGTGAGACGGCATGCAGCTAAGCTAAGCGGTAACCGCCGTTTGTCCTCTGACGCGTTGGCAAGGCTTCACGGCCTGGTTTTCGATCCCGATCCGGCGGTCCGACTTCAAGTCGCACAAGCATTGGCAGGAAAACCGGGAGCCGATGACGCCCTCATGAAGCTCGCCAACCAGCATGGGGATGACCGCTGGATGAATGCGGCAATCTTAGCGTCCGTCAAGCAGGGCGGTCCGATGTTGTCCGACTTATTGAATGCAAAGGAAATGAATGCTGGAGAGCGAAGCCTGGTGGTTCCGTTGGCGGCGAGCCTGGTAGGCGGTAACGACACGATACGTTTAACTGAGGTGATCAATCGATTACCCACAGTGGATCCCGAACTACAGCTTGATTGTCTTCGCGGAATCGCAACCACCTTGAATCGCTGGGGAGATGATTTGCTAGACGATGGCCAATCTGAACGGCGCGATGCACTCGTGTCCTTAATTCAAACGGACCATGCCGAGGTCCGGCAATTGGCGATCAACGTTGCCGTTCGATTGTTGCCGAAAGATGCATTGCGAGAGACTTTCACTCAAGCATTGAAAACGACACTACACGTCGGAAACGAAGAAGATCGAATTGCGGCAATTAAATTGTTGGGGAATGCTCCATTTGATTTGCTTCGGCAATGTGAAGCCCTGCTGGACAGCCGCCAGTCGCTGCAATTACAGCAGGCAGCGATCGATGCGATCGGAGTATCTGCGTCGCCCGAGGTTGGCGTCGTCCTACTAGATCGCTGGCAGGAGTATACGCCAGAAATCAAAAAACATGCCCTCCAAACAATCCTTGCGAGAGAAAATCGATATCCTGCTCTAGCCGAAGCAATTATTGACGGGCGAATTCGCGTGACTGAACTGAACGCCTCCCAACAAAATCTGCTGCAACGTCTTCCTGCGGACCAGGCGAGACACGTGCATGCGGTGCTCAGCGCCGAAGAAAAAACGGTTGATACCGACGTCGCTGGGCGTATCAAACACTATTCAGACGTACTGGGGAAAGGGAACCGCAGTTTTGAGCAAGGGCGTCGCGTGTTTGAAAAGACATGCCTTAATTGTCACAAGCTTAGAGATGAAGGATATGCGGTCGGTCCCTCTCTCGGAAGCGTTCTGAATAAGCCGAATGAGGCCATCCTTGTCGATATCCTCGACCCCAGTAGCAAAATTGATTCCGAATACATTTCCTACACCGTCATCACCGATCAGGGTAAATCGTTCACGGGCGTGTTAGGTTCCGAATCTCCTACGAGTGTGATTTTGAAGCTGGACAAAGGCAAAACGGCAACCATTTTGCGCAAGGAAATCGATGTCATGCGTGCCTCCCAGGTTTCATTGATGCCATCTAACCTGCACGAACAAATCACGGCTGACCAGATGGCCGATTTGTTAGACTATGTGAGAAAGGCGTTCGGCGATGTGAAACAGGCCCCCTAG